A region from the Medicago truncatula cultivar Jemalong A17 chromosome 6, MtrunA17r5.0-ANR, whole genome shotgun sequence genome encodes:
- the LOC25495480 gene encoding F-box/kelch-repeat protein At3g23880: protein MDICPIKNQCQSNPPFTPVLIPDELIVEILSFLSVKTIARFKCVNKSWNTLISNPTFTEMHLKKSSQNPHFILTSTRNHPVKHVVSLPVHCLLENVSVTIAGDTCHNSKEESWQVVGSCNGLLCLLFDSIFGIHTKYFFCLWNPATRTMSDELGLFLDYESLLGPFKFSFGCDYLTGTYKVVALNTESNEEKETETEGLWRSKVRVFSLGDFCWREIQSFPLVPLIGNDGVHLSGTVNWLAIHGDYVGLSDGETVQASIPHVQQFVIASLDLSTETYNRLLLPKDFNEVPCVEPSLRVLMDCLCFSHDFKRTEFVIWLMKEFGVQESWTQLFRFEYVNLQMQNIPIKDDWDLLGYMTCDTPLLPLYLSKNGDTLILTNDKDKRVIIYNRRDKRVERIGISNKISWFSAIDYIESLVSTHWKSGDIEEEGDEEGDEEEEEEAHSL, encoded by the coding sequence ATGGATATCTGTCCGATTAAGAATCAATGTCAGTCCAACCCGCCATTCACGCCGGTGTTGATTCCTGACGAACTCATCGTCGAAATCCTATCGTTCCTTAGCGTGAAAACCATCGCACGATTCAAGTGCGTGAACAAGTCATGGAACACTCTCATCTCCAATCCAACTTTCACCGAAATGCACCTTAAGAAGTCATCACAAAACCCTCACTTCATACTCACATCAACTCGGAATCACCCTGTAAAGCATGTCGTATCCTTACCTGTGCATTGTTTACTCGAGAATGTGTCAGTCACTATTGCCGGTGACACTTGCCACAATTCGAAAGAAGAAAGTTGGCAGGTCGTTGGCTCCTGCAACGGATTGCTCTGTTTGCTTTTCGATTCTATCTTTGGCATACACACAAAGTACTTCTTCTGTTTATGGAATCCTGCAACGAGGACAATGTCTGACGAATTAGGTTTGTTTTTGGACTATGAGTCTTTATTGGGCCCTTTCAAGTTCAGTTTCGGTTGTGATTATTTAACTGGAACATACAAGGTAGTGGCACTTAATACAGAAAGTAATGAAGAGAAAGAGACCGAGACCGAAGGTTTATGGAGAAGCAAGGTGAGGGTTTTCAGTTTGGGTGATTTTTGTTGGAGAGAGATTCAAAGTTTTCCTTTGGTTCCTCTTATCGGGAATGATGGTGTGCATTTGAGTGGAACGGTTAATTGGCTAGCTATTCACGGTGACTATGTTGGACTTTCTGATGGAGAAACAGTTCAAGCTTCAATTCCTCACGTTCAGCAATTTGTGATTGCTTCTCTTGATCTTTCAACAGAGACGTACAACCGGCTTTTGCTTCCAAAGGATTTTAATGAGGTGCCATGCGTTGAGCCATCTCTTCGGGTTCTGATGGATTGTCTTTGCTTTTCGCATGATTTCAAGAGAACCGAATTTGTTATATGGCTGATGAAGGAGTTTGGAGTCCAAGAGTCTTGGACTCAGTTATTTAGATTTGAATATGTTAATCTTCAAATGCAGAACATTCCGATCAAAGACGACTGGGATTTACTTGGATACATGACATGTGATACTCCATTGTTACCTTTGTACCTTTCGAAGAATGGAGATACATTGATCTTGACAAATGATAAAGACAAAAGAGTAATTATCTATAATCGGAGAGATAAGAGAGTAGAGAGAATTGGAATTTCCAACAAAATAAGTTGGTTCTCCGCCATTGATTACATTGAAAGCTTGGTTTCGACTCATTGGAA